The region TACGCTAACCAATGATCTCTTGTGCTTAATTCCGGTAAAGGCTAGCTTCTTGACAGTTTGGAACTCAACCGAGCCTGATTTAAGAGCAAACAATGTGTGGTCTTTACCAATTCCAACATGTGAGCCAGCAATAAACTTACTGCCTCTTTGTCTTATGATGATATCGCCAGCCTGAACTGCTTGGCCACCAGAGCGTTTAACTCCCAGTCTTTTGGATTGCGAATCCCTTCCGTTTTTAGTTGAGCCTCCGGCTTTAGTACTTGACATGGTATTTTCTCCTAATTATTTCGTAAAAACAAGAATCTGCCGGCCGGTATATTGGCCCTCTCTATGGTAGAGAAGGTTGTTATGCCTGACAGATTCAAACTCGGATTTAGTATAGCCTAATTTTATTATCTCGTCAATGATATTTAGCTCAACGAGCTGATCATCGAACACCCAAAACGGCATAGTAACCACTACTTTTGTTGGCCTAAGGGCTTGGTTTT is a window of Patescibacteria group bacterium DNA encoding:
- the rpmA gene encoding 50S ribosomal protein L27; the protein is MSSTKAGGSTKNGRDSQSKRLGVKRSGGQAVQAGDIIIRQRGSKFIAGSHVGIGKDHTLFALKSGSVEFQTVKKLAFTGIKHKRSLVSVVSSEK